Proteins encoded by one window of candidate division TA06 bacterium:
- the lpxK gene encoding tetraacyldisaccharide 4'-kinase gives MMTFFDFIKILLLWPFSLMYGMVLLVRRAFYLFGFAKIQQAGIPVISVGNIAAGGTGKTPFAICLSQMLMNRGLTVAVISRGYKRRVGTAGSGITVVSDGLNVKCTTAEAGDEPFLMASRLLGTKEKPGALVIVGKDRAAGAKKAVELGAQVIILDDGFQHLRLKRDLDIVLLDSQRPFDNGWLLPAGRLREPKSALRRAEVIALTRCGAEKQKAESRRRKIKNKSGKAEIFETRHRTGQPYGFVDRSAPDREMLKNTRILLFSGIARPESFEQSVRQAGLSFTTHLKYSDHHHYSQDQLKQIAGKARGYDFLFTTEKDTVRLPPDIDFGKPLFVLPVEIEFLDEDQKQKFEQIVLDKVKIK, from the coding sequence GTGATGACTTTTTTTGATTTCATAAAGATACTGCTGTTATGGCCGTTCTCCCTGATGTACGGAATGGTTTTGCTTGTGCGCCGGGCTTTTTATCTCTTTGGCTTTGCCAAAATCCAACAGGCCGGGATTCCGGTGATCTCGGTGGGAAACATCGCGGCGGGCGGCACCGGGAAAACTCCATTCGCGATATGCCTCTCCCAGATGCTTATGAACAGGGGGCTTACCGTGGCCGTAATTTCCCGGGGCTATAAAAGGAGGGTCGGAACGGCCGGTTCCGGGATCACGGTGGTCAGCGACGGTTTGAATGTCAAATGTACGACGGCGGAAGCTGGCGATGAGCCGTTTTTGATGGCCTCGCGCCTGCTGGGGACTAAAGAGAAACCGGGCGCATTGGTCATCGTTGGCAAGGATCGGGCGGCCGGGGCCAAGAAGGCCGTGGAGCTGGGCGCGCAGGTCATCATCCTGGATGACGGGTTCCAGCACTTGCGGCTGAAGCGGGACCTGGATATCGTTCTGCTGGACAGCCAACGGCCTTTTGACAACGGCTGGCTGCTGCCGGCCGGGAGGCTGCGGGAGCCGAAGAGCGCGCTGCGCCGGGCGGAGGTTATAGCGCTTACCAGATGCGGGGCTGAAAAGCAGAAAGCGGAAAGCAGAAGGCGGAAAATCAAAAACAAGAGCGGGAAAGCAGAAATATTTGAGACCCGGCACAGGACAGGGCAGCCGTATGGATTTGTTGACAGGTCCGCACCGGACAGGGAAATGCTGAAGAATACCAGAATCCTTTTGTTTTCGGGGATCGCCAGGCCGGAGTCCTTTGAACAAAGCGTCAGGCAGGCCGGGCTTTCTTTTACAACCCATCTGAAATATTCCGATCACCATCACTATTCTCAGGACCAACTGAAGCAGATCGCCGGGAAAGCCCGAGGATACGACTTCCTGTTTACCACGGAAAAAGACACAGTCAGGCTTCCGCCCGATATTGATTTCGGCAAACCGTTGTTTGTCCTGCCGGTGGAGATAGAATTTTTGGATGAAGACCAGAAACAAAAGTTTGAACAGATAGTGCTGGATAAGGTTAAAATAAAATGA